From a region of the Thermus caldilimi genome:
- a CDS encoding ABC transporter ATP-binding protein: MRLLVQGVHKRFGPVQALAGVSLELGAGEVLGLLGPNGAGKTTLVKVILGLLLPEEGEVYLEEEGRRRRPQGHEFGVLLEGSRNLYLNLPLLANALYFGGIRGLSPKEVRPRFLHWLERFGLKERLHAPLASLSRGMQQKAALALALALRPRFLLLDEPTLGLDPVSRGELEAILLSLKGEGIGILLTSHDLATVERVSDRVAFLKGGRLLREGPTRALLREWAGEGYLLRLAEPVAEALAEALGPGWLAEGKDRLVFLGEWAALKEALPRVPVEVLEVSRGEPSLETVFLRLFGREVPKEPSP, from the coding sequence TCTGGTGCAAGGAGTCCACAAGCGCTTCGGCCCGGTGCAGGCCCTGGCCGGGGTGAGCCTGGAGCTAGGGGCGGGGGAGGTCCTGGGCCTCTTGGGCCCCAACGGGGCGGGCAAGACCACCCTGGTGAAGGTGATCCTGGGCCTCCTCCTGCCGGAGGAGGGGGAGGTCTACCTGGAGGAGGAGGGCAGGCGGCGCAGGCCCCAGGGGCACGAGTTCGGGGTCCTCCTGGAGGGGAGCCGCAACCTCTACCTCAACCTCCCCCTCCTGGCCAACGCCCTTTACTTCGGAGGCATCCGGGGGCTCAGCCCCAAGGAGGTGCGCCCCCGCTTCCTCCACTGGCTGGAGCGCTTTGGCCTGAAGGAGCGCCTCCATGCCCCTTTGGCCTCCCTCTCCCGGGGCATGCAACAGAAGGCCGCCTTGGCCCTGGCCCTCGCCCTAAGGCCCCGCTTCCTCCTCCTGGACGAGCCCACCCTGGGCTTGGACCCGGTGAGCCGGGGGGAGCTGGAGGCCATCCTCCTGAGCCTCAAGGGGGAGGGGATCGGCATCCTCCTCACCTCCCACGACCTGGCCACGGTGGAGCGGGTGAGCGACCGGGTGGCCTTCCTCAAGGGGGGAAGGCTCCTTCGGGAAGGACCCACCCGGGCCCTCCTGCGGGAGTGGGCGGGGGAAGGGTACCTCCTCCGCCTGGCCGAGCCCGTGGCCGAGGCCCTGGCGGAGGCCCTGGGCCCGGGGTGGCTGGCGGAGGGGAAGGACCGCTTGGTCTTCCTGGGGGAGTGGGCGGCCCTCAAGGAGGCCCTGCCCCGGGTGCCCGTGGAGGTGCTGGAGGTCTCCCGGGGGGAGCCCAGCCTGGAGACCGTCTTCCTAAGGCTCTTCGGCCGGGAGGTTCCTAAGGAACCTTCCCCTTAG
- a CDS encoding bifunctional folylpolyglutamate synthase/dihydrofolate synthase, producing the protein MMYREALDWLFAQRRQGARGLGRVRALLERLGHPEAAFQAVHVLGTNGKGSVVAYLEAAFRARGLPFGAYTSPHLLDFRERIRTHRGLIPEAAVARFVAWAQGQSWPEPPGFFDLATALAFHHFREEGVALAVVEAGVGGEKDATNVLSHVVLTVLTHVGEDHLEALGGSLEAVAWEKAGAFRPGVPVVTGAEGVGLRVARQVAAARGCPLHVLDPEDPLFALPVAPALKGAFQEQNARLAAAALRLLGFPEEAIRRGLQEARHPGRLERFPLGGVEVYLDGAHNPPAAQALAREFPAYHMVFGAFPRKDVRRMLAHLLPKAKSVRYTRAGEGALGEELGGPFFEEPWEALHHAVEAARVDGLPVLATGSLYLVGALRGRFLRNLPAEEP; encoded by the coding sequence GGGTCTGGGCCGGGTGCGGGCCCTTTTGGAGCGCCTGGGGCACCCGGAGGCGGCCTTTCAGGCGGTGCACGTGCTGGGCACGAACGGCAAGGGGAGCGTGGTGGCCTACCTCGAGGCCGCCTTCCGCGCCCGAGGCCTCCCCTTTGGGGCCTACACCAGCCCCCACCTCCTGGACTTTCGGGAGAGGATCCGCACCCACCGAGGCCTCATCCCCGAGGCGGCGGTGGCGCGCTTTGTGGCCTGGGCCCAGGGGCAAAGCTGGCCTGAGCCCCCGGGGTTTTTTGACCTGGCCACCGCCTTGGCCTTTCACCACTTCCGGGAGGAGGGGGTGGCCCTGGCGGTGGTGGAGGCGGGGGTGGGGGGGGAGAAGGACGCCACGAACGTCCTTTCCCACGTGGTCCTCACCGTGCTGACCCACGTGGGGGAGGACCACCTGGAGGCCCTGGGGGGGAGCCTCGAGGCCGTGGCCTGGGAGAAGGCGGGAGCCTTCCGCCCAGGGGTCCCCGTGGTCACGGGGGCGGAAGGGGTGGGCCTTAGGGTGGCCCGGCAGGTGGCGGCGGCGCGGGGGTGCCCCCTCCATGTCCTGGACCCGGAAGACCCCCTCTTCGCCCTCCCCGTGGCCCCCGCCCTGAAGGGGGCCTTCCAGGAGCAAAACGCCCGGCTCGCCGCGGCGGCCTTAAGGCTTCTCGGCTTCCCCGAGGAGGCCATCCGGCGGGGCCTGCAGGAGGCCCGGCACCCGGGGAGGCTGGAGCGCTTTCCCCTAGGGGGGGTGGAGGTCTACCTGGACGGGGCCCACAACCCCCCGGCGGCCCAGGCCCTGGCCCGGGAGTTTCCCGCCTACCACATGGTCTTTGGGGCCTTTCCCCGCAAGGACGTGCGAAGGATGCTGGCCCACCTCCTCCCCAAGGCCAAGAGCGTCCGCTACACCCGGGCCGGGGAGGGGGCCTTGGGGGAGGAGCTGGGCGGGCCCTTCTTTGAGGAGCCCTGGGAGGCCCTGCATCACGCGGTGGAGGCCGCGCGGGTGGACGGCCTCCCCGTCCTGGCCACGGGCTCCTTGTACCTGGTGGGGGCCCTAAGGGGAAGGTTCCTTAGGAACCTCCCGGCCGAAGAGCCTTAG